The Candidatus Accumulibacter similis genome has a segment encoding these proteins:
- a CDS encoding tripartite tricarboxylate transporter permease: protein MELLDNLAIGFGTALTLQNLFYAFAGCLIGTLIGVLPGVGPVATLAILLPTTYALEPTSALIMLAGIYYGAQYGGSTTAILVNLPGESSSVVTCLDGYQMARQGRAGAALGTAAIGSFIAGTFATVLVAAFAPPLTELAFQFGPAEYVSLMLLGLIGAVVLASGSLLKAIGMIVLGLLLGLVGTDVNSGVSRFSFGIPELSDGIGFVAVAMGVFGFAEIIANVEKKGQREVLTGNVGSVMPNVKEMKEAAPAVARGTLLGSILGILPGGGALLASFAAYAVEKKLAGPNADPPFGKGNIRGVAGPESANNAGAQTSFIPMLTLGIPPNAVMALMIGAMMIHNIQPGPQVMTSNPTLFWGLIASMWIGNLMLVILNLPLIGLWIQLLKVPYRLLYPAILAFCCIGVYSINNTTFDVLVTVFFGALGYLFYKLRCEPAPLILGFILGPMMEENLRRAMLLSRGDPTTFVTSPLSLGLLLAALALVGIAALPAIKSKRQQTFQQAD, encoded by the coding sequence ATGGAACTGTTGGACAACCTTGCGATCGGCTTCGGCACTGCGCTGACGCTGCAGAACCTCTTTTATGCCTTTGCCGGCTGCCTGATCGGCACCTTGATCGGCGTGCTGCCCGGCGTCGGACCGGTCGCCACCCTGGCGATACTGCTGCCGACCACCTACGCGCTGGAACCGACCTCGGCGCTGATCATGCTGGCCGGCATCTACTACGGTGCGCAGTACGGTGGCTCGACGACGGCAATTCTGGTCAATCTGCCGGGTGAGTCGTCTTCCGTCGTGACCTGTCTCGACGGCTACCAGATGGCGCGCCAAGGTCGCGCGGGGGCGGCGCTCGGCACGGCGGCAATCGGCTCATTCATTGCCGGGACCTTCGCAACGGTTCTGGTCGCGGCGTTTGCCCCGCCGCTGACCGAACTCGCGTTCCAGTTCGGTCCCGCCGAATACGTCTCGCTGATGCTGCTGGGCCTGATCGGCGCCGTCGTACTCGCGTCGGGTTCGCTGCTCAAGGCGATCGGGATGATCGTGCTCGGGTTGCTGCTCGGATTGGTCGGCACCGACGTGAACTCGGGCGTGTCACGCTTCAGCTTCGGCATTCCGGAACTGAGTGACGGCATCGGCTTCGTCGCGGTGGCGATGGGCGTGTTCGGCTTTGCCGAGATCATCGCCAATGTGGAGAAGAAGGGCCAGCGCGAGGTGTTGACCGGCAACGTCGGCTCGGTCATGCCGAACGTCAAGGAGATGAAGGAGGCCGCGCCGGCGGTCGCGCGCGGCACGCTCCTCGGTTCGATTCTTGGCATACTGCCTGGTGGCGGCGCGCTGCTCGCGTCCTTTGCGGCGTACGCGGTCGAAAAGAAACTCGCGGGTCCGAATGCCGATCCGCCATTCGGCAAGGGCAACATCCGCGGCGTCGCCGGCCCTGAGTCGGCCAATAACGCGGGCGCGCAGACCTCGTTCATCCCGATGCTGACGCTCGGCATACCGCCCAACGCAGTGATGGCGTTGATGATCGGCGCGATGATGATCCACAACATCCAGCCCGGCCCGCAGGTGATGACGAGCAATCCGACGCTCTTCTGGGGCCTGATTGCATCGATGTGGATCGGCAACCTGATGCTGGTGATCCTCAACCTACCGCTGATCGGGCTGTGGATCCAGTTGCTGAAGGTGCCGTACCGGCTGCTGTATCCGGCAATCCTGGCGTTCTGCTGTATCGGCGTGTACTCGATCAATAACACGACCTTCGACGTGTTAGTGACCGTCTTCTTCGGCGCGCTGGGTTATCTGTTCTACAAGCTGCGCTGCGAGCCCGCACCGCTGATCCTGGGCTTCATCCTCGGCCCGATGATGGAGGAGAACCTGCGGCGGGCGATGCTGCTGTCGCGCGGTGACCCGACCACCTTCGTCACAAGCCCGCTCTCGCTCGGCCTGCTGCTTGCGGCCCTGGCGTTGGTGGGCATCGCGGCGTTGCCGGCGATCAAGTCCAAGCGCCAGCAGACGTTCCAACAAGCGGACTGA
- a CDS encoding tripartite tricarboxylate transporter TctB family protein, with the protein MFIAFGLFFAAFATRYDFGTAQLMGPAYFPAVLGGLLTLVGVLVALDGLGREGEGGKLESFHFAELAWVLGAVLVYAAMLRWAGLLASMLALIVISSFASHEFCWKEAIILSIVMAVMTYLVFIMGLRLTIPVLPAFLRS; encoded by the coding sequence ATGTTCATCGCGTTCGGGCTGTTTTTCGCGGCGTTCGCGACCCGCTACGACTTTGGTACCGCACAGCTCATGGGGCCGGCGTATTTCCCGGCCGTGCTGGGCGGGCTGCTCACGCTTGTCGGCGTGCTGGTGGCCTTGGACGGACTGGGGCGCGAGGGGGAGGGCGGCAAGCTCGAGAGCTTCCATTTCGCCGAGCTGGCATGGGTGCTCGGTGCGGTGCTCGTCTATGCAGCGATGCTGCGCTGGGCGGGCCTGCTGGCGTCCATGCTCGCGCTGATCGTGATCTCCAGCTTCGCGAGCCACGAGTTCTGCTGGAAGGAAGCGATCATCCTGTCGATCGTGATGGCCGTCATGACGTACCTCGTCTTCATCATGGGGCTGAGGCTCACGATTCCGGTACTGCCAGCGTTCCTCAGGAGCTAG
- a CDS encoding LysR family transcriptional regulator, translating into MHGFLLTEERNSQINYGAMPLGRPIWNSSCRLCRSGMTTGMDLRHARTFVTVAELGTVSRAAVRLHIAQPALSRQIRDLEEELDLKLFDRVGRRLVLTGEGEQLLGDCRALLNCASAIGERAQQLRRGDAGILKVAASPQFIEGTLSGFLDRHTQRYPNVRVKVIEAIAWSDTLGMLERGEIHLGQNLLGVVQPDDARFANRPLEVVDLLAACHTPLLLGKSGAIEIAHLATQPLLVLDTSFLSRRTFDAACRLAGIEANVVFESRTPHTLLAMAESGHGVAIVPSAVRIDRYPLHIVRVTDGGKPLREHLAVFWDKRRSLPSYATAFCDMLAEYVREVFPISRPSEP; encoded by the coding sequence TTGCATGGTTTTCTCCTTACAGAGGAACGCAATTCACAAATAAACTATGGCGCAATGCCGCTTGGCCGTCCAATATGGAATTCCTCTTGTCGCTTATGCCGATCAGGCATGACCACTGGTATGGATCTTCGGCACGCACGAACTTTCGTCACCGTTGCAGAACTGGGCACCGTCTCCAGGGCGGCGGTGCGTCTGCACATTGCCCAGCCTGCCCTGTCGCGGCAGATCCGCGATCTCGAGGAGGAACTCGATCTCAAACTCTTCGATCGTGTAGGACGCCGCCTTGTGCTGACTGGTGAAGGCGAGCAGTTGCTGGGCGACTGCCGTGCTTTGTTGAACTGCGCCAGCGCAATCGGCGAGCGCGCGCAACAACTTCGGCGCGGCGACGCGGGCATACTGAAGGTGGCGGCCTCCCCGCAGTTCATCGAAGGCACCCTTTCCGGGTTCCTGGACCGACACACGCAGCGTTACCCCAACGTGCGTGTCAAGGTGATCGAGGCCATTGCGTGGTCCGACACCCTCGGAATGCTCGAGCGCGGCGAGATTCACCTTGGCCAGAATCTCCTTGGCGTGGTTCAGCCCGACGATGCGCGCTTTGCGAACCGCCCGCTCGAGGTGGTAGACCTGCTTGCCGCTTGCCATACACCGCTGCTGCTCGGAAAGAGCGGAGCGATCGAGATTGCCCACCTCGCCACCCAGCCGCTCCTGGTGCTGGATACCAGCTTCTTGTCCCGCCGCACCTTCGACGCCGCCTGCCGTCTGGCAGGCATTGAGGCCAATGTCGTTTTCGAGAGCCGGACACCGCATACGCTGCTGGCGATGGCCGAGAGTGGGCACGGTGTTGCCATCGTTCCCTCTGCAGTACGCATCGATCGCTATCCGCTGCACATCGTCCGGGTCACCGACGGGGGCAAACCGTTGCGCGAGCACCTGGCCGTCTTCTGGGACAAGCGGCGCTCCCTGCCGTCCTACGCAACGGCATTCTGCGATATGCTGGCGGAGTACGTGCGCGAAGTGTTCCCGATTTCCCGACCGTCCGAACCATAG
- a CDS encoding tripartite tricarboxylate transporter substrate binding protein, translating to MQSMLLMRVLTLGLTVAAFTAEAQTWPSKPLRAIVPIAPGSMADIAGRVVFEQLSTQLGQPVIVENRPGAGQTIGAGVVARSEPDGYTLLLNSSAHAIAPSLHLHLNYHPARDFAAVIPLGIVPNVLVVPPARGWKTVGELVAAARAKPGAMNYASAGVGTATHLSAERFRSSAGIEAVHVPLKGGSEVLTEVMTGRVDFFFGPVGVVAPRVREGKLTALVVNGAQRSSLLPDVPTALEAGFANAEYPLWLGVFLPAKTPRAIVEKLHRETLKALQEPKVKHKLATLGIDPMVMNPTEFDAHVDKEIAVNAALVNAAGLKPQ from the coding sequence ATGCAATCAATGCTCTTGATGCGCGTACTTACGCTCGGCCTGACCGTCGCGGCATTCACCGCCGAAGCACAGACCTGGCCGTCGAAACCGCTGCGGGCGATCGTGCCGATCGCGCCCGGCAGCATGGCCGACATTGCCGGACGTGTCGTGTTCGAACAGTTGTCGACACAACTCGGGCAGCCCGTCATCGTCGAAAACCGTCCCGGCGCAGGGCAAACGATCGGTGCCGGCGTCGTCGCCAGGTCGGAACCCGATGGCTACACCCTGCTGCTCAACTCGTCCGCACACGCCATAGCGCCATCGCTTCATCTGCACCTGAACTACCACCCGGCGCGGGACTTCGCGGCAGTCATCCCGCTCGGCATCGTGCCCAATGTCCTGGTCGTCCCGCCAGCCAGAGGATGGAAGACCGTGGGCGAACTCGTCGCCGCAGCCAGGGCGAAGCCTGGCGCGATGAATTACGCCTCAGCCGGTGTCGGGACTGCGACCCATCTCAGCGCGGAACGCTTCCGGTCGAGCGCGGGAATCGAGGCCGTGCATGTTCCACTCAAGGGCGGGTCGGAAGTCCTCACTGAGGTGATGACCGGACGGGTCGATTTCTTCTTCGGGCCCGTCGGCGTCGTAGCGCCGCGGGTCCGGGAGGGCAAGCTCACTGCGCTCGTGGTGAATGGCGCCCAACGCTCTTCCTTGCTGCCGGACGTGCCCACTGCACTGGAGGCTGGCTTCGCCAATGCCGAGTATCCGCTCTGGTTGGGCGTGTTTCTGCCGGCGAAGACGCCGCGCGCTATCGTCGAGAAGCTTCACCGCGAGACGCTCAAGGCGCTGCAAGAGCCCAAGGTGAAGCACAAGCTGGCGACACTGGGGATCGATCCGATGGTCATGAACCCGACCGAGTTTGACGCGCATGTCGACAAGGAGATTGCCGTCAACGCAGCGCTGGTCAATGCGGCTGGCTTGAAGCCGCAGTGA
- a CDS encoding class I SAM-dependent methyltransferase: MGRWSRRLAPLFIDFAGIAAAERVLDVGCGTGNLSFRIARNPAIGSVRGIDFSAAYVDCARRRNRDARVDFEVGDACALPFPDASFDHTLSLLVLQFIPQADLAVREMRRVTRPGGTVAAATWDTRGGLVCVRLIFDTAAMLDGRGNVERARACTKPMSRPGDLVRAWRAAGLVAVVDGMLTIRMDFASFADFWAPAEGKDGPIADYVGTLGMQAREKLREMVKLAYLDGEVDGPRSYAATAWVVKGKVP; encoded by the coding sequence ATGGGCCGATGGAGCCGTCGTCTCGCGCCCCTGTTCATTGACTTCGCGGGGATTGCGGCAGCGGAGCGCGTCCTGGATGTCGGCTGCGGCACGGGCAATCTGAGTTTCAGAATTGCCCGGAACCCGGCCATCGGCAGCGTGCGTGGCATTGATTTTTCGGCCGCTTACGTCGATTGCGCCAGGCGACGGAATCGTGATGCGCGCGTCGACTTCGAAGTGGGAGACGCTTGCGCTCTGCCATTTCCGGACGCTTCATTTGACCACACCCTCTCGCTGCTGGTCCTGCAATTCATTCCCCAGGCCGATCTCGCTGTGCGCGAGATGCGGCGTGTCACGCGTCCGGGCGGAACTGTCGCCGCCGCGACGTGGGACACACGCGGCGGGCTCGTCTGCGTTCGTCTGATCTTCGATACGGCAGCCATGCTCGATGGGCGCGGAAATGTGGAGAGAGCGAGAGCGTGCACCAAGCCCATGAGTCGCCCCGGAGACCTGGTGCGCGCGTGGCGTGCGGCCGGTCTGGTTGCTGTCGTGGACGGCATGCTGACCATCCGCATGGATTTCGCATCCTTTGCCGACTTCTGGGCACCCGCAGAAGGCAAGGATGGACCGATCGCGGACTACGTCGGTACCCTTGGCATGCAAGCGCGGGAAAAGCTTCGCGAGATGGTCAAGCTGGCGTATCTGGATGGAGAGGTCGATGGTCCACGGTCCTACGCCGCAACGGCCTGGGTCGTGAAGGGCAAAGTGCCATAG
- the recD gene encoding exodeoxyribonuclease V subunit alpha: MAAAIVQRPEMRLLLRQWRERQWLRPLDVAFADFLWREVPDASPWLILAAALASHQLGRGHACLDLPATLAAPGQALSLPPAGDEGLAGAAPALRPEEVLAGLSLADWQAALAHPLLVAGGSGTTPLVLAAGRLYLRRYWQCEQDVRAAIERRLCVSPQLQAALPVTAMRTTLAALFPAVAGERVDWQKIACALAAGSGFSIITGGPGSGKTTTVLRLVALLQALALADAADGQPARPLRIRLAAPTGKAAARLSDAIAGALASLSLAGVAHAEAVRAAIPDRVGTLHRLLGGRPESRRFRHHAGNLLAVDLLVIDEASMVDLEMMAAVFAALPETARLVLIGDRDQLASVEAGAVFGELCRRAADGHYRPATCDWLTAVSGERIEPALVDPDGSALDQAVVMLRHSHRFAAASGIGRLAAVVNAGDTRLLAELWRQPQADLAFCELPGEDERRFRELVVDGGPLPAGGHAAAGSGYRHYLQTMRAQQPAGTATAAAFANWAQAVLAAHGEFQVLCAPRLGPWGVAGLNQRIADALHAAGLIRATHGWYPGRPVLVTRNEYSLGLMNGDIGIALELPGSTAGESILRVAFAASGAADGIRWILPTRLRAVETAYALTVHKAQGSEFAHVALLLPAVPSPILTRELLYTGITRARSRLTLATPAGVGLLQEAVRRRVLRASGLLQ, translated from the coding sequence ATGGCCGCCGCCATCGTGCAGCGACCGGAGATGCGCCTGCTGCTGCGGCAGTGGCGCGAGCGGCAGTGGCTGCGGCCGCTCGATGTCGCCTTCGCCGACTTCCTCTGGCGTGAGGTGCCCGATGCGTCGCCCTGGCTGATCCTCGCTGCCGCTCTGGCCAGCCATCAGCTCGGTCGCGGCCATGCCTGCCTCGACTTGCCGGCCACGCTGGCAGCCCCGGGGCAGGCGCTGTCGCTGCCGCCGGCCGGCGACGAGGGGCTGGCCGGGGCGGCGCCGGCGCTGCGGCCGGAGGAAGTGCTTGCCGGCCTCAGCCTCGCCGACTGGCAGGCTGCCCTGGCCCACCCGCTGCTGGTCGCCGGTGGCAGCGGCACGACACCGCTGGTGCTCGCCGCCGGGCGGCTGTACCTGCGTCGCTACTGGCAGTGCGAGCAGGACGTGCGTGCTGCCATCGAGCGGCGGCTCTGCGTGTCGCCGCAACTGCAGGCCGCGCTGCCGGTGACGGCGATGCGGACGACGCTTGCCGCGCTGTTTCCCGCCGTCGCAGGCGAACGCGTCGACTGGCAGAAGATCGCCTGTGCGCTGGCCGCCGGCAGCGGTTTCAGCATCATCACCGGCGGCCCCGGCAGCGGCAAGACGACGACCGTGCTGCGGCTGGTCGCGCTGCTGCAGGCGCTGGCGCTTGCCGACGCAGCCGATGGGCAGCCGGCGCGGCCGCTGCGCATCCGGCTGGCGGCGCCGACCGGCAAGGCGGCGGCGCGGCTGAGCGACGCCATCGCCGGCGCGCTGGCGTCGCTGTCACTCGCCGGCGTGGCCCATGCCGAGGCCGTGCGCGCGGCGATTCCCGACCGCGTCGGGACGCTCCACCGGCTGCTCGGCGGTCGTCCCGAGAGCCGGCGCTTCCGCCACCATGCGGGCAACCTGCTGGCAGTCGATCTGCTGGTGATCGACGAAGCTTCGATGGTCGACCTCGAGATGATGGCGGCGGTCTTCGCCGCCCTGCCGGAGACGGCCCGGCTCGTCCTCATTGGCGACCGCGATCAGCTCGCCTCGGTCGAGGCGGGGGCGGTATTCGGCGAACTGTGTCGACGCGCCGCTGACGGCCACTACCGTCCGGCCACTTGCGACTGGCTGACGGCAGTCAGCGGCGAGCGCATCGAGCCGGCTCTGGTCGACCCGGATGGCAGCGCGCTCGATCAGGCGGTGGTCATGCTGCGCCACAGCCATCGCTTCGCGGCAGCGAGCGGCATCGGCCGCCTGGCGGCGGTGGTGAATGCCGGCGACACGCGGTTGCTGGCCGAGCTGTGGCGGCAGCCGCAGGCGGATCTGGCGTTCTGCGAATTGCCTGGCGAAGACGAGCGCCGCTTCAGGGAGCTCGTCGTCGACGGCGGGCCGCTGCCGGCCGGCGGTCACGCCGCCGCTGGCAGCGGCTATCGGCACTACCTGCAAACGATGCGCGCGCAACAGCCGGCAGGCACGGCGACGGCGGCGGCTTTCGCCAACTGGGCGCAGGCGGTGCTGGCGGCGCACGGCGAGTTCCAGGTGCTGTGTGCGCCGCGGCTCGGCCCCTGGGGTGTCGCCGGTCTCAACCAGCGGATCGCCGACGCGCTGCACGCAGCCGGGCTGATTCGCGCCACGCACGGCTGGTACCCTGGCCGTCCGGTGCTGGTGACGCGCAACGAATACAGCCTGGGACTGATGAACGGCGACATCGGTATCGCGCTCGAGCTGCCTGGCAGCACCGCCGGCGAATCGATCCTGCGAGTCGCCTTTGCCGCAAGCGGCGCGGCCGACGGCATCCGCTGGATTCTGCCGACTCGCCTGCGGGCGGTGGAGACGGCGTATGCGCTCACCGTTCACAAGGCGCAGGGTTCCGAGTTCGCGCATGTGGCGCTGCTCCTGCCGGCCGTACCGAGTCCGATCCTGACGCGCGAACTGCTGTACACCGGCATCACGCGGGCCCGCTCGCGCTTGACGCTGGCGACGCCGGCCGGCGTCGGCCTGTTGCAGGAAGCGGTGCGGCGGCGCGTGCTGCGTGCCAGTGGCCTGCTGCAGTGA
- the recB gene encoding exodeoxyribonuclease V subunit beta: MRLIEASAGTGKTFTIAALYLRLVLGHGSGDGMRPLAPAEILVVSFTEAATEELRDRIRRRLAAAAACFRSDAAAAADAGGDATLQALRAEYPPEQWPGCAHKLQLAAEAMDDAAVSTIHGWCNRMLREHAFASNSLFVQTLESDQQDLLAEVVRDYWRTFIVPLEAAAAGELRQWWSGPEALQQVVARLLDDVALLPPAVPPHDALGRARALRQQRLAELKAPWRSWVGELQDLLDAAVAQRRVDGRKLQGRYYRPWLEALRAWHEDPGMGSPDLKTGWERLTPAGLLDAWKSGAPPEHPALLAIAGLASELAALPQAQGEVLCHAARWVAERFAGEQEARAQMGFNELLTRLAAALQGDGGERLAAAIRQQFPVALIDEFQDTDPVQYRIFDAVYRPAPASEPTALILIGDPKQAIYAFRGADIHTYLAARSACSGGIYTLLTNYRASREMVAATNHCFAFAEQRREGSGAFGFRSAAGNPLPFEAAQAQGRADALQVDGASPPALVACFLAAAGDKGLSKTDYLELMAVACAAEIVRLLNLGEAGRAGFAAGGGLRPLRPADMAVLVNNRSEAAAIRGALQQRGVRSVYLSDRDSVFDSDEALELQHWLAAVAEPDDPRLLRSALATATLALGWHELDALQHDEAAWELRVVQFRGYRECWLRQGVLPMLRRLLHDFSVPARLLGRVAGATPGEPPPPGGERTLTNLLHLAELLQQASALLDGPQALLRHLAGQRRQPAAAAAGDARQLRLESDAELLQVVTVHKAKGLEYPLVFLPFACNYRAITSHSRPPLKWHDAAGRPQLSLTSDPAIVALADRERLAEDLRKLYVALTRAQHATWLGVAPLAGLQQGAFGYLLGAGEEPAAEELPQRLQALAAGCPHIALVPAAAAGDERFRTQALRHSVGSARQSARVLREHWWIASYSALRIAAAGDAVASSLAAGTATEELFHEARTTAAEPATPAPSEAAPAAAASLHDFPRGAEAGTFLHELLEASAAAGFANVAGDGSLRQELVARCCRTRGRERWSGSLADWLQGFLTRPWELPAGQAAAATTLRLCALSAARAEMEFWLPVHAVDLRRVDALVCRHTLAGAARPALQEGQLNGMLKGFIDLVLEHQGRYYVVDYKSNWLGPADAAYTPAALREAILHARYDLQYVLYLLALHRLLRARLPDYDYDRHVGAAVYVFLRGGDSASRGLHAERPPRQLIDELDALFAGRQVAPQR, encoded by the coding sequence ATGCGGCTGATCGAGGCGAGCGCCGGCACCGGCAAGACATTCACCATCGCTGCCCTGTACCTGCGCCTGGTTCTCGGCCATGGCAGTGGCGATGGCATGCGGCCGCTGGCGCCGGCAGAGATCCTGGTCGTCAGCTTCACCGAAGCGGCGACGGAAGAACTGCGCGACCGCATCCGCCGCCGCCTCGCCGCTGCCGCCGCCTGTTTCCGGAGCGACGCGGCGGCCGCTGCCGACGCCGGCGGCGACGCCACGTTGCAGGCGCTGCGCGCGGAGTACCCGCCGGAGCAGTGGCCGGGCTGTGCCCACAAGCTGCAACTCGCCGCCGAGGCGATGGACGATGCGGCGGTATCGACGATTCACGGCTGGTGCAACCGCATGCTGCGCGAGCACGCGTTTGCCAGCAACAGCCTGTTCGTGCAGACGCTGGAAAGCGACCAGCAGGATCTGTTGGCGGAAGTCGTGCGCGACTACTGGCGCACTTTCATCGTGCCGCTCGAAGCCGCTGCGGCGGGCGAGCTGCGGCAGTGGTGGTCGGGTCCGGAGGCGCTGCAGCAGGTGGTCGCCAGGCTGCTCGATGACGTCGCCCTGCTGCCGCCGGCAGTACCGCCGCATGACGCCCTCGGGCGCGCGCGCGCCCTGCGGCAGCAACGGCTGGCCGAACTCAAGGCACCGTGGCGAAGCTGGGTGGGCGAACTGCAGGATCTGCTCGACGCGGCGGTCGCGCAGCGGCGGGTCGACGGACGCAAGCTGCAGGGCCGTTACTACCGGCCGTGGCTGGAAGCCCTGCGCGCCTGGCATGAGGATCCCGGGATGGGCAGCCCGGACCTGAAGACAGGCTGGGAGCGACTGACCCCCGCCGGACTGCTCGATGCCTGGAAGTCCGGCGCGCCGCCGGAGCATCCGGCGCTGCTGGCGATCGCCGGGCTCGCCAGCGAACTGGCGGCGCTGCCGCAGGCACAGGGCGAGGTGCTCTGCCACGCCGCCCGCTGGGTCGCTGAGCGCTTCGCCGGCGAACAGGAAGCACGCGCGCAGATGGGCTTCAATGAATTGCTGACGCGGCTCGCGGCGGCACTGCAGGGCGACGGTGGTGAGCGGCTGGCGGCAGCGATCCGGCAGCAGTTCCCGGTGGCGCTGATCGACGAGTTCCAGGACACCGACCCGGTGCAGTACCGGATCTTCGACGCCGTCTATCGGCCGGCGCCCGCCTCCGAGCCAACGGCGCTGATCCTCATCGGCGATCCGAAGCAGGCGATCTATGCCTTCCGTGGCGCCGACATTCACACCTACCTGGCCGCCAGGAGCGCCTGCAGCGGCGGCATCTACACGCTGCTGACGAACTATCGCGCCAGCCGGGAGATGGTGGCGGCGACCAACCACTGCTTCGCCTTCGCCGAGCAGCGCCGCGAGGGGAGCGGCGCCTTCGGCTTCCGCAGCGCGGCCGGCAATCCTCTGCCTTTCGAGGCGGCGCAGGCGCAGGGGCGTGCAGACGCGTTGCAGGTTGACGGCGCCAGCCCGCCGGCGCTCGTCGCCTGCTTCCTGGCGGCAGCAGGCGACAAGGGCCTGAGCAAGACCGACTATCTCGAGCTGATGGCTGTCGCCTGCGCCGCCGAGATCGTCCGGCTGCTCAATCTCGGCGAGGCCGGTCGCGCCGGCTTCGCCGCCGGCGGCGGACTGCGGCCGCTGCGCCCGGCGGACATGGCGGTGCTGGTCAACAACCGCAGCGAGGCCGCCGCCATCCGCGGCGCGCTGCAGCAGCGCGGCGTGCGCAGCGTCTACCTCTCGGATCGCGATTCCGTCTTCGACAGCGACGAGGCGCTCGAGCTGCAGCACTGGCTGGCCGCCGTCGCCGAGCCGGATGATCCGCGCCTGCTGCGCAGCGCCCTGGCGACGGCGACGCTCGCGCTCGGCTGGCACGAACTCGACGCCCTGCAGCACGACGAAGCGGCGTGGGAGCTGCGCGTCGTCCAGTTTCGCGGTTATCGCGAGTGCTGGCTGCGGCAGGGCGTATTGCCGATGCTGCGCCGCCTGCTGCACGATTTTTCGGTGCCCGCCCGGCTGCTCGGCCGCGTTGCTGGCGCAACGCCGGGCGAACCGCCGCCGCCGGGCGGTGAACGCACCCTGACCAACCTCCTGCATCTGGCCGAACTGCTGCAGCAGGCGAGTGCCCTGCTCGATGGCCCACAGGCGCTGCTTCGCCATCTCGCCGGGCAAAGGCGGCAGCCGGCGGCGGCCGCCGCCGGTGATGCGCGGCAGTTGCGCCTCGAAAGCGATGCCGAACTGCTGCAGGTGGTGACGGTACACAAGGCCAAGGGCCTCGAGTATCCACTCGTCTTCCTGCCCTTCGCCTGCAATTACCGGGCAATCACGTCGCACAGCCGGCCGCCGCTGAAGTGGCATGATGCCGCGGGCCGGCCGCAACTATCGCTGACCAGCGACCCGGCGATCGTCGCCCTTGCCGACCGCGAACGCCTCGCCGAGGACCTGCGCAAGCTCTACGTCGCGCTGACGCGGGCGCAGCATGCCACCTGGCTGGGCGTGGCGCCGCTCGCCGGCCTGCAGCAAGGTGCCTTCGGTTACCTGCTCGGCGCCGGCGAGGAACCGGCAGCGGAAGAGTTGCCGCAGCGACTGCAGGCGCTGGCTGCCGGCTGTCCGCACATCGCGCTCGTGCCGGCGGCGGCAGCGGGCGACGAGCGCTTCCGCACGCAAGCGCTGCGCCACAGCGTCGGCAGCGCCCGCCAGTCGGCACGGGTCTTGCGCGAGCACTGGTGGATCGCCAGCTATTCGGCCCTGCGCATCGCCGCCGCGGGCGATGCCGTCGCGTCGTCGCTGGCGGCCGGGACGGCGACCGAGGAACTCTTCCACGAGGCGCGAACGACCGCGGCGGAGCCCGCCACACCGGCACCCAGCGAGGCGGCGCCAGCCGCCGCCGCTTCGCTGCACGATTTTCCGCGTGGCGCCGAAGCCGGGACCTTCCTGCATGAGTTGCTCGAGGCGAGTGCCGCCGCGGGTTTCGCGAACGTTGCCGGCGACGGGTCGCTGCGGCAAGAACTGGTCGCACGCTGCTGCCGGACGCGTGGCCGGGAACGATGGAGCGGATCGCTCGCGGACTGGTTGCAGGGCTTCCTCACGCGACCGTGGGAACTGCCGGCCGGGCAGGCGGCAGCGGCGACGACGCTGCGGCTGTGCGCGCTGTCGGCGGCACGGGCGGAGATGGAGTTCTGGCTGCCGGTGCACGCCGTCGACCTGCGGCGCGTCGACGCACTGGTCTGCCGCCACACGCTCGCCGGAGCGGCGCGCCCGGCGCTGCAGGAGGGCCAGCTGAACGGCATGCTGAAGGGCTTCATCGACCTCGTTCTCGAACATCAGGGGCGCTACTACGTGGTCGATTACAAGTCGAACTGGCTGGGCCCGGCGGATGCCGCGTACACGCCGGCGGCGTTGCGCGAGGCCATCCTGCACGCACGCTACGACCTGCAGTACGTTCTCTACCTGTTGGCGCTGCACCGGCTGCTGCGCGCGCGGCTGCCGGACTACGACTACGATCGCCACGTCGGGGCGGCGGTCTACGTCTTCCTTCGCGGCGGCGATTCGGCCAGCCGTGGCCTGCACGCCGAACGGCCGCCACGGCAACTGATCGACGAACTCGATGCGCTGTTTGCCGGCCGGCAAGTGGCGCCGCAGCGCTGA